The following is a genomic window from candidate division WOR-3 bacterium.
TGATCCGGTCTGGTCCAGGAACTTCGGTGATGTCTATATATCGAATCCTATAATAGATGGTGCAGGTAATGTGCTCATCGGTACAGAAGACAATCATCTGTATGTGTTGAACGGAACAGACGGCTCGGTACTGCAGAACATCACATTAAGTGGAGATGTATCATGTCCGACAATCGGTGCGGACGGTGAGGTCTATGTCGTCGTCGGCAGTAGCTATTTGGTTTGTTTGAAGAATAGTTCCGTTGTCGAAGAGTCCAGGGACAGCAGAGAATCATGTAAACTTGAAGTCTTTCCGAATCCTTCCTACGGTGTTTTCAATCTGAGATACAACGCTGAAACAATACCCTGTCATGTTGAAATCTATAATACTGCAGGCAGGAAAGTGTGTGAAAAAGAATTCAGCAACACTGCAACGTGGGATCCTCTGGATAATCCGCCGGGCATCTATTTTATCAGGGTGAAACCGGCCAGAGGGGAGGAGATTAAGACAAAACTTATTCTCCTTTCCCATTGATATTCATTCGGCGATCTTCGACACCCGACTTTTCAGTGAGGCGTCATGCGATTGGGTATCATTCCTGAAGGAATTTTAGACCTTGTTTATCAGGGGGAAAAACAGTGAATTGTCGGATGACGATCTTTACATTGATACGGGAGTGGTCTTGAAAGAGCGCATTAGTATTATGGTATCTACAAGAGTAAAATTTTTGATTTTGTTACTACCGATCTTTCTCTTTTCGACCACTTATTATGTTTCTCCTGATGGCGATGATAATAACAGCGGTCTATCTCCGGATTCGGCCTTTGCAACACTTCAACATGCGGCTGATATTGTCGCGGCCGGTGATTCGGTCCTTGTCCTGAACGGAGAATATGTCGGTTTTGACCTGCGAACCTCGGGAAGTGTAAATTCACCCATCGTTTTCAAGACCCTGGGTGACAGTGTAATTATCAATCAGGAGAACAGTACCACGTCGGATGGGGTGAACATCGAGAATGCGGATTGGATTATAATCGATGGCTTTCGGGTTGAGGGGATTCCAAGGGCTGGAATCCGGGTTGCGGTATCCCAACATGTTACGATCAGAAACAATTATTGTTCATACAACGGCCGCTGGGGTATCTTCACCGCCTTTGCGGATTACGCGGTGATTGAGAATAATGAATGCAGTTATTCGACAGATGAACACGGTATCTATTTTTCCAACAGCGCCGACCATCCCATAATAAGAAAGAATATCTGTCACCACAACAGAGCAAATGGGATTCATATGAACGGTGATGAGAGCATGGGCGGAGACGGCTTGATCACTGACGCACGGGTTGAAGCGAACATCATCTATGAAAACGGAACAGGCGGCGGTTCCGGAATAAACTGCGACGGCGTCGCCGAGTCGGTTATCTTCAACAACCTGTTGTATATGAACCATTCGAGCGGCATCAGCCTCTACCGGATTGATGCTTCAGCCGGTTCATACCACGATAAAATTTTCAATAATACAATAGTCAATGCGGATGATGCACGATGGTGCATAAATATCAATACCGGCTCAACCGGTGATACGCTTTACAATAACATACTGATCAATCTACATCCCTGGCGTGGGAGTATTTCAATCGATTCTTCTTCAACAGCGGGATTCTTCAGCGACTACAACATCGTCATCGACCGATTGAGTAATGACGGAGGGAATTCCATAATTTCATTATCCCAGTGGCAATCCCTCGGTTATGATCTGCATTCACAGCTCGCCGCTTCCCTGGACAGCATTTTCGTGAACTGGCAAAACAGCGATTATCATCTTTGTACGGGGTCGCAAGCTATTGATACTGGAACCGATCTGGTTGCGGGAGTCGTCCTCTATGATCTCGATTCCATACCCCGACCCCAGGGCAGTGGTTTTGACATCGGCGCCTATGAGTATCAACCTGTTTTTGTTCAGGAAGATGATTTTCGTGCGTCGAGGCCATCAACGGTTATCAGAACCGGAGAATTCATAATCTTTTCAAATCTCTATTCTGGAGATCGAGTATCAATCTTTGATGTTTCCGGCCGCAGATGTTCTACTTCAGGTCGACTGAATACAGGAAAGTGGTGTTGGTCGACTTGCGGTGTTCCTTCAGGTATTTACTTTTACCAAATAAGTTCAGATGTTTCGGATGAGGAGGAAAGAGGTAAGCTGGTAATACTAAAGTAAAAGAACGCAGCAGACAGATTTGATTTTCTTCATCCGGATATGGATTTCTGGTGAAGTTTTCGGTGAAGTTGTTTTGTATACTTCAAAAGGAAATATTTCAAAGGTTCAAACTTCTGACAAGGGCTTTATGCTGGGATGCTATTCAGGCTCGTTCGGCATATGCACTCGCCGGCTGGACAAAGAAAACGGCCCGGCTTCCCGTAAAACAAAGATTATAAAAATAGAATAAGCAGCTGCGGTCCGCTTGACAGATAATTAATTTTCGCTATAATATACAAGAATATGAGGAGGATTAATTTAAGACTTAAGTATGGGGTTTTTTCCTTCATTTTGAGCACCCTTGTTTACGGCCAGAGCGGAGCGCGTTACCTTGTCATCACCCCGGATGATTTTTACAATACACTTCAACCCCTTATTGAATGGAAATATAAGAAGGGTATGAAACCAGCCGTTTATAAGTTGTCGCAGGTGGGCTATGATTCCGTATCCATCAGAAATTTCATCAGAAATTGTTACAATACCTGGGAGATCAAACCTGAATTCGTCGTGCTCGTAGGCCACCCGGGTTATATCCCGATGTGTTATTACCCTTATGCCGGTTACCATTATTATACGGATAATTACTATACAAATATGGACGGAGATCTCTATAATGAAATCATTCCCGGCAGGATTTCAGTCGCTGATACTGTACAGCTGAAGACCGTCATAAACAAGATAATGGTATATGAACGGCACCCTTTTATGACCGACCCTTCCTGGTTTAAACAGGGGTGTGCGATCGCCAATTGCGACGGTGAAGATGATTCGATATATCTCTATTGTATGAGGTATGCAGAGAGTCTGGCAGTACATAATGGTTTTGATAATGTTGATACTTTGTGTAATTACTACGGTGATAATGCTGCAAAGGTGATAAATGCGATTAATGACGGTCGTATCTTTGTATTGTATCGGGGGAATGCGAACACCCACTGGTATAATCCGTTTGACGTCAATCCTTATTCCACCTCGAACGGACTCAAACTGCCGATTATCTTTTCAATAACCTGTCGAACGGTTTCACCCAATTCATCACCGATCCTCGGTGAAAACTTTCTGCGTGCGGGCAGCCCTTCGGTTCCCAAAGGTGCAGTGGGGTTTATCGGCGGTACACGCAACACAGGTGGTGCAGCACATCTGAGGAATGCAGTAGCAATTGGCTGCCTTGATGCATTGTTTATTGAAGGGAAACGGACATTCGGTGAAATTACTGAAGCCGGTAGAGTGAATGTGTACCAGCAATATTCATCATTGAGGGAATATAATAATTTCACCTGTCTCGGTGATCCAGAGCTGAATATCTGGACAGATGTTCCCTGTTCCCTGATTGTTCAACATCCCCAATATGTTGATTCTGGTTATGCAAACTTCAGAGTCACGGTTAAAGAGGCGTCAACCGGTCTTCCTCTGGAAAATGCCTTTGTCTGCATCTGCAGCAAAGTTGATTCCAGTGTTTATGCTCTGGATACTACTGATACCAGTGGAAAGGCATATTTCAATATTATTCCCTGCGTCGTCGATGACACCCTGTTCGTCACGGTCACCGGTAAGAATCTCTTGCCGTATGAAGGATATATCATCGTAAGGAATTTGACTTATTGTTTTATCCTTTATAAACGTTCTATTATAAATGATTCGATCTCGGGCAACAACAACGGGATTATCAATCCTACCGAGAACATCGAGCTTCCAGTATGGGTTGAGAACATCAGTGAGAGTACCGGTGTGGGGATAAGCGGTGTCTTGAGAACCCAGGATACATTCGTAAGTATTACTGATTCGATTAAAAACTTCGGTGATATCGGCGGCAGGGATTCAGCCTATACCGGTGACGACGGTTATAATTTTACGGTTTCTCTTTCCTGCCCGAATGCACATGTCATCGATTTTGAACTGGTCTGTGAGGATGTCAATGATTCGAGTTGGACTTCTTCTTTTTCCGAAATCGTCCGGGCGCCGGAATTTATTTTTGAAGGAAATATGATAAGCGGCGGCAACGGCAACAACACCATCGAACCCGGCGAAACGGTTGAAGTCGCGGTAAGCTTGAAGAACATCGGTGATGCAGCGGCTGACAGTGTGGAGGCATTTCTCTTTTGTGGAGACAGTAATACGACGATTCTCGACAGCATGGGCTGGTTCGGTCATATCGATATCGACAGTTCTGTTACCAACAGCACTGACCCATTTATCGTGGCGGTGGATTCAAATACTCCTGTCGGTACTGTGCTGAATTTCACCCTGCCGGTATTTTCGAATTGTCACACTGATACATTTGATTTTAAACTCGTCGTCGGGATGAAGAATTATTACCTCTGGAACCCTGATCCCACACCAGAACCCGGAGAGAATATGCATTCCATATTGATGAATCTCGGGTATTCCGGTGATTACGACACTATTCCTCCTGCTTCTTTGGCGCAATATCAGGTTTTACTGGTCTGCCTGGGTGTCTATTCGAATCGCTATCTCATTACCGACGGAAGCCCTGAGGCATTGATGATTATCGATTTTTTGAATAACGGCGGCAGGGTGTATATGGAAGGAAGTTCGGTCTGGTATGTCGATCCCACATATTTCAACGGCCACGATTTCGGCACGGCTTTTGGTCTGGATGGAGTGGATTGGAGCTATGGTAATTTAGGCCCGATCGCCGGCCAGATCGGTACTTTCACCAATAATATGTATTTCACTTATGGAGGTGAAAATGCTTATATGGACCATATCATACCGGCAGGTAACGGATTCGCCGTTCTTCAGGATGATGATGATTATTACTATTGTGGTGTCGCCAATAATGCGGGGACTTACCGTACGGTCGCGGCTTCTTTTGAACTCGGTCTGCTTGACGACGGTTCACCGCCTTCGACGCGTGCGGCGTTAATCGATTCAATTATGAAGTTTTTACTCGGACCTTACGGGATAGAAGAGGATGATGTATATAAGACAGGGAACCCGCATTTCCTTTCTTTTATTCCGTCACCGAATCCGTTTTTTAAAACTTTAAGGATTGATATCATCGGAAATAAAGGCCTGCTTATTGATAATTATACCTTGAAAATTTATGATATTACCGGTCGGTTGGTAAAAGATATAGACTTAAATTCATCTTTATTAAACCTGATTATGTGGCAGGGAGATGATAATTACGGCAACCCTGTTTCCGCAGGGGTGTATTTTTTGAAATTAGAAAGTAAAGGATACAAACAGGTCAAGAAAGTAATCCTGTTGAAATAGAAAATAAATAGGAGGATTTATGAAAAAATATCTATTTATCTTAGTACTTCCGATTTTACTTTCCGCTCAATTAAGTGTAAAGAAACTGGAATACATTGATGCTTACGGACGCGATGTTACTTCATACAGCGCATGGAAATCGTCGATTGTGCCGGAGGCGTTCAGAATCGGAGAGGTCTATCATACGGCATATGATAATTATCGGGATGAATTGATCGACATCGTAGTATATGCTCCGTTATATGATGATATTCTTGATTCACTCAATATCTATATCAGTGATCTTGAGGCAGAAGGATACACCATCCAGGTCGATACGATACGCGGCTGGACCGCTGAAGAATTGAGGACCCACCTTGCTGGTTTATTGAGCAGTGATCTTGTCGGTGCGGTATTGATCGGTAATGTTCCTTTTGCATGGTATGAAATGTCGAGCGGCGACGGCCGGGAGGAGTTTCCCATAGAACTCTATCTTATGGATCTTGACGGAACCTGGATCGACAGTGACGGTGACGGTCTGTTTGACGACCACACCGGTAATAAATCTCCTGAGATTTGGGTAGGGCGGATATATGCTTCTTCAATGACCTGGGGGAATGAGGTCTATCTGGTCAATAATTATTTTTCAAAACTTCACAGATACCGCACCGGTGGATATACCATTCCTCAAAAGGCACTCGCTTATGTTGACGATGACTGGTATGGATTCAATGATTGCTCCTTGGGTTCTTTGTACGATACCGTGGTCGTTGTAAGAGATTACAATACAACAACCGCGGTTGATTTCCGTGCGAGATTCAGCGACCCTTATGAGTGGGTCCAGGTCTGCAGCCACTCTTCACCATGGGGTAATACCTTTAAATACACCGGCGGTTATAGCGGAACAGTATTCAACTTTGAGTACTGGTTTATGGACCCGCCGTTTCTTTTTATGAATCTGTTCCAGTGCAGCGGTACACGTTTCTTTGAAGAAAATTACTGCGGCGGTTGTTATATCTTCGGGCCTGACAACGGACTGCTGACCATCGGTTCTGCAAAGGTCGGTAGTATGCTTCATTTCAGTGATTTCTACGGGCCGTTGAATACCGGCATCTCAATCGGAGAGGCATTCAAACAGTGGTTTGCACAGTGGGGGATTACGGATCCTTCCTGGTTTTATGGAATGTGTATCTGTGGGGATCCAGTTCTGAAACCGAAACAATCCTCAAATCAGCTGGCAAAATATCGACGTCGTTTATACAATTTTGACACCAGATATGAATGGTCATCACCAGAACCAGTGGATACTGATTATGAAACCGATGGTTATGTTGCGACGGTAACCGATGGTGCAGGTCGGATCTGGGCGAGCTGGGTCACGGGTCGTTCTTCGACAAACGGCAGAACAGAAATCTGCGTGGCATATAACCAGGGCACAGGTTGGAGTTCACCTGAGATTATAGATCCTTATATCTACTGGGACTTTTTCCCGGCAATGACCTGTGATACGGCGGGTCGTGCCGTTTTATCCTGGTCGCGTTGTTATGGAAGAAATTATGATGTATTTTTGACTTCGTACGACGGTTCGACCTGGGGTGCGCCTTACCGGGTGAGCAGCCGGGCGACGGATGCGATGCATCCGGCTATGACCGTGGACGGAGATGCACGGCTCTGGGTTACGATGGAGCGCTGGAATCATTTGAACGGTGATATCTATTGTCGGTATAATGAAGGCGGTGCCTGGCAGCCGATGTTCGCGGTGACGATCGATTCGGCGAATGATTATAAACCGGCGATGGCGACCGACAGCACGGGTCGTGCCTGGACCGCCTGGGCGAGTGAACGTTACGGCGACAATCGTAATATCTACGTCAAAAATTACAATCCCGCTTCCGGACACTGGGAAAATCTTCGGAGAATCACCAGTAATCCGGCGCAGGACCAGGATGTCTCTCTCTGTGTGGACGGCAGTGGAACAGTGTGGGTCGCCTGGACCACATGGCGCCACGGCAACAGTGATATCTATGAAAGCCATTATGACGGTTCGACATGGACGCCGCCGCGTCCTGTGAGTACTGACAGCAGCAGCGACGAAGCCTGTGCGCTGGTGGTCGACCGGGACGGTTATGTGTGGTGTATATGGCAGTCAGACAGAACCGGTGACTGGGAGATCGTCGCAAATTACTATAAAGACGGCCAGTGGCAGGAGCTTTCAAATATCAGCAATGATCCGGATATTGATATATTACCCGCTGCGACACTTGATGATTCGGGATACATCTGGGTCCTTTTCCAGAGTTCAAGGGACGGCGACTGGAACATCTATGCAAGCCAATTATTCTCTGATCTGATTGAACCGCAGGTGACGGTGGTGAGTCCCAATGGGGGTGAGGTATGGAATATCGGAGAGTTTGATACAATCCGCTGGACCGCGAGTGATAACTCACAGATTGATTCGATTTCACTATACTATTCCACCAACAACGGAACTGATTGGAATCTTATTGCAAGCGGTGAACCGAATGATTCAGAATACATCTGGCAGGTACCTGCGACGCCTTCAAATGAGTGTCTCGTACGCATCGTCGCTTATGATCCTTTTCCCAATACAGGTGAGGATGTTTCTGATGGAGTCTTTACGATAAATGATGCGGTTCCGCCTGAGGTTGCGGTCTATGCGCCGAACGGCGGTGAAGTCTTTCATCCTGCAGAGGTTGATACGATCCGCTGGTCAGCGACCGATAATATCGGTGTGGATTCGGTTACACTTGAATTTTCCAGTGACAGCGGCGGCACCTGGAGTGTCGTGGCTGCTCCGTCTCCTCAGGATTCTGTATATGAATGGGTTATACCCGGAGTTCATTCAACTGAGTGTCTGATCAGAGTGAGGGCGTATGATGCA
Proteins encoded in this region:
- a CDS encoding T9SS type A sorting domain-containing protein, with protein sequence MKKYLFILVLPILLSAQLSVKKLEYIDAYGRDVTSYSAWKSSIVPEAFRIGEVYHTAYDNYRDELIDIVVYAPLYDDILDSLNIYISDLEAEGYTIQVDTIRGWTAEELRTHLAGLLSSDLVGAVLIGNVPFAWYEMSSGDGREEFPIELYLMDLDGTWIDSDGDGLFDDHTGNKSPEIWVGRIYASSMTWGNEVYLVNNYFSKLHRYRTGGYTIPQKALAYVDDDWYGFNDCSLGSLYDTVVVVRDYNTTTAVDFRARFSDPYEWVQVCSHSSPWGNTFKYTGGYSGTVFNFEYWFMDPPFLFMNLFQCSGTRFFEENYCGGCYIFGPDNGLLTIGSAKVGSMLHFSDFYGPLNTGISIGEAFKQWFAQWGITDPSWFYGMCICGDPVLKPKQSSNQLAKYRRRLYNFDTRYEWSSPEPVDTDYETDGYVATVTDGAGRIWASWVTGRSSTNGRTEICVAYNQGTGWSSPEIIDPYIYWDFFPAMTCDTAGRAVLSWSRCYGRNYDVFLTSYDGSTWGAPYRVSSRATDAMHPAMTVDGDARLWVTMERWNHLNGDIYCRYNEGGAWQPMFAVTIDSANDYKPAMATDSTGRAWTAWASERYGDNRNIYVKNYNPASGHWENLRRITSNPAQDQDVSLCVDGSGTVWVAWTTWRHGNSDIYESHYDGSTWTPPRPVSTDSSSDEACALVVDRDGYVWCIWQSDRTGDWEIVANYYKDGQWQELSNISNDPDIDILPAATLDDSGYIWVLFQSSRDGDWNIYASQLFSDLIEPQVTVVSPNGGEVWNIGEFDTIRWTASDNSQIDSISLYYSTNNGTDWNLIASGEPNDSEYIWQVPATPSNECLVRIVAYDPFPNTGEDVSDGVFTINDAVPPEVAVYAPNGGEVFHPAEVDTIRWSATDNIGVDSVTLEFSSDSGGTWSVVAAPSPQDSVYEWVIPGVHSTECLIRVRAYDASANMGEDISDSLFSIIDNLPPEVTVAVPNGGEIWYWDEVHTITWSSVDNVGIDSLDIELSLDGGNTYPLLITHITGNDSVYDWTIPETTSYECLIRITVYDVAGLSTFDESDSLFTIGELGVEELIGIPQVFDFILLNSNPYSGQLRMRLQVPEPMSVKVAVYDVEGRFVEDVVNGRLAPGYHTISWNDDDIPSGIYFLFIKTEEIEKTEKIIKLK
- a CDS encoding T9SS type A sorting domain-containing protein, which encodes MRRINLRLKYGVFSFILSTLVYGQSGARYLVITPDDFYNTLQPLIEWKYKKGMKPAVYKLSQVGYDSVSIRNFIRNCYNTWEIKPEFVVLVGHPGYIPMCYYPYAGYHYYTDNYYTNMDGDLYNEIIPGRISVADTVQLKTVINKIMVYERHPFMTDPSWFKQGCAIANCDGEDDSIYLYCMRYAESLAVHNGFDNVDTLCNYYGDNAAKVINAINDGRIFVLYRGNANTHWYNPFDVNPYSTSNGLKLPIIFSITCRTVSPNSSPILGENFLRAGSPSVPKGAVGFIGGTRNTGGAAHLRNAVAIGCLDALFIEGKRTFGEITEAGRVNVYQQYSSLREYNNFTCLGDPELNIWTDVPCSLIVQHPQYVDSGYANFRVTVKEASTGLPLENAFVCICSKVDSSVYALDTTDTSGKAYFNIIPCVVDDTLFVTVTGKNLLPYEGYIIVRNLTYCFILYKRSIINDSISGNNNGIINPTENIELPVWVENISESTGVGISGVLRTQDTFVSITDSIKNFGDIGGRDSAYTGDDGYNFTVSLSCPNAHVIDFELVCEDVNDSSWTSSFSEIVRAPEFIFEGNMISGGNGNNTIEPGETVEVAVSLKNIGDAAADSVEAFLFCGDSNTTILDSMGWFGHIDIDSSVTNSTDPFIVAVDSNTPVGTVLNFTLPVFSNCHTDTFDFKLVVGMKNYYLWNPDPTPEPGENMHSILMNLGYSGDYDTIPPASLAQYQVLLVCLGVYSNRYLITDGSPEALMIIDFLNNGGRVYMEGSSVWYVDPTYFNGHDFGTAFGLDGVDWSYGNLGPIAGQIGTFTNNMYFTYGGENAYMDHIIPAGNGFAVLQDDDDYYYCGVANNAGTYRTVAASFELGLLDDGSPPSTRAALIDSIMKFLLGPYGIEEDDVYKTGNPHFLSFIPSPNPFFKTLRIDIIGNKGLLIDNYTLKIYDITGRLVKDIDLNSSLLNLIMWQGDDNYGNPVSAGVYFLKLESKGYKQVKKVILLK